DNA from Elusimicrobiota bacterium:
GCCAGCCCAGGCCGCCGCGCCGGACGTGGCGCAAAGACTCGCGCAAGCCATCGCTCAGCTCGGCCATGTTGCCGGGCAGGCGCTTGACGGCCGAGGCCGAGATCACGCTGCCTTCCCCTCGACGGCTCTCGAAGAAGCCTTCCGCGGTCAGCTCCCGATAGGCGCGCGCCACGGTGTTGGGGTTGACGCGCAGGCGCACGGCCAAGGCGCGTATGCTGGGCGCCTCGTCGCCGGGCTTGAGCTGGCCGCGCGCCACCAAGCCGCGCAGGCCGGCCTTGATCTGGTCGTAGAGCGGGACCGCGGAGTCGGGGGCGATGCGGATCATGGTTGTGTACTAGCTTGCTAGTACAGCATACACCCCGGCGATTGATTTGTCAAGGCCCCAAAAAGTCTCTTGGGAATGACGAGGGACGGGTGCCAGGCTTTGACTTCGAATAACGAATAAGGTGCCGGTGGTCAACTTCGAATAAGGTGCCGGTGGTCA
Protein-coding regions in this window:
- a CDS encoding GntR family transcriptional regulator, which produces MIRIAPDSAVPLYDQIKAGLRGLVARGQLKPGDEAPSIRALAVRLRVNPNTVARAYRELTAEGFFESRRGEGSVISASAVKRLPGNMAELSDGLRESLRHVRRGGLGWPEIEAVLKEARKEEP